Proteins from a genomic interval of Cydia amplana chromosome 8, ilCydAmpl1.1, whole genome shotgun sequence:
- the LOC134650370 gene encoding uncharacterized protein LOC134650370, with the protein MVSKNCETMKCSLLLVTVLVLSVKAAPFITKPETWMQTNQQLDLDQSMLNQIAQQSLERWILQNQYNSMQQQLMPMQHAMKKSQYSPVPSLFLFFSNVPQQPLLLVVPSTIAKTTNRVENHNENNDPDFKIGIGDVDSVVINAENEANIPETSIGPQRAIVVLPNGQRLIIGSIISAIPFLPFEVNVPETIGWIYNGIAGIIGGIGQRLPFRPKPTTESPVQQNQESMTQESMITNQESILAPETGITPTQETRIKLMQKLMSRRPNIGMPIIMLPMTQTVPIQLQV; encoded by the exons TAACAAAACCAGAAACTTGGATGCAAACAAACCAGCAGCTAGACCTAGACCAATCGATGTTGAACCAAATAGCTCAACAGTCATTGGAACGATGGATTCTGCAAAATCAATACAATTCAATGCAACAACAGCTTATGCCAATGCAGCATGCGATGAAGAAATCTCAATACAGCCCAGTACCGTCGTTATT tttatttttcagtaaCGTACCTCAGCAACCGTTATTATTAGTAGTGCCTAGTACGATTGCGAAAACTACGAATCGAGTCGAAAACCACAACGAAAATAATGATCCAGATTTCAAAATTGGAATTGGAGATGTTGACTCAGTTGTAATTAACGCTGAGAACGAAGCTAATATCCCTGAAACAAGTATAGGTCCCCAAAGAGCTATTGTAGTGTTACCAAATGGCCAACGATTAATAATAGGCAGCATTATATCTGCTATACCGTTCTTACCTTTTGAAGTAAATGTACCAGAAACCATTGGCTGGATTTATAATGGTATAGCTGGTATTATTGGAGGAATAGGTCAAAGGTTACCATTTAGACCAAAACCAACAACGGAAAGTCCAGTTCAGCAAAATCAAGAATCAATGACACAAGAATCCATGATAACAAATCAAGAGTCAATACTGGCTCCAGAAACAGGAATCACACCAACACAAGAGACCAGAATAAAGCTGATGCAAAAGCTTATGTCCAGGAGGCCGAATATAGGTATGCCCATAATAATGTTGCCTATGACACAGACTGTTCCAATACAACTGCAAGTATAA
- the LOC134650240 gene encoding RNA-binding protein EWS-like, translating to MLRFVTLCAVAVALSSAAPNPVSNVFEIDISPEEAAKYLSSPPFTAPQLSGRTGVLPLVRWNDPRFRSAEAGPTLGHYWKNGREIENTDDYVEEVYDASQFHGQDGLGGYAYGYQAPESSKVENRARTGDVTGSYTYKDGNNELIKVRYWADGEGFHQEDNLPKVELKPVEEAADVREARLAHEKAWQEAAAAAAQNPDPQGAYNSNYDYNQAASEQQQNVVAPLAAAPAREGKAFAQAQSSFQSNQYSQQQQHQQQPQKYGQQQQQGQQQDEPEPTGPPRGFFYSFNYPVSIIVPKSGQQPGALNPGQPLDHDTVGVSAHAHQG from the exons GTGGCGCTGTCATCGGCAGCTCCCAACCCAGTCTCCAACGTGTTTGAGATCGACATCTCGCCCGAAGAGGCGGCGAAGTACCTGAGCAGCCCGCCGTTCACAGCGCCCCAGCTTTCGGGACGCACTGGCGTTCTCCCTCTG GTGAGATGGAACGATCCGAGGTTCCGCTCGGCGGAGGCTGGCCCTACTCTAGGCCACTACTGGAAAAATGGCCGCGAGATTGAGAATACCGATGACTATGTTGAggag GTGTACGACGCGTCTCAATTCCACGGACAAGACGGTCTCGGCGGCTACGCATACGGCTACCAGGCGCCCGAGTCCTCGAAGGTGGAGAACCGAGCCAGAACCGGTGACGTCACTGGTTCCTACACCTACAAGGACGGCAACAATGAACTCATCAAG GTTCGCTACTGGGCTGACGGCGAAGGCTTCCACCAAGAAGACAACCTGCCGAAGGTAGAGCTGAAGCCTGTGGAGGAGGCTGCTGATGTCCGCGAGGCTCGTCTGGCTCACGAGAAGGCCTGGCAGGAGGCCGCCGCTGCTGCCGCCCAGAACCCAGACCCTCA GGGCGCCTACAACAGCAACTACGACTACAACCAAGCTGCATCCGAGCAGCAACAGAACGTAGTCGCCCCCCTTGCCGCCGCCCCCGCCCGCGAAGGCAAGGCTTTCGCGCAGGCGCAGAGCAGCTTCCAGTCCAACCAGTACAGCCAGCAGCAACAGCATCAACAACAGCCGCAGAAATATGGCCAACAGCAACAGCAGGGTCAACAGCAAGATGAGCCTGAGCCTACT ggcCCGCCACGTGGTTTCTTCTACAGTTTCAACTACCCAGTCTCCATCATTGTGCCTAAGAGCGGCCAGCAGCCCGGCGCTCTCAACCCTGGACAACCTCTGGACCATGACACCGTTGGCGTCAGTGCCCATGCCCACCAGGGCTAA
- the LOC134650019 gene encoding uncharacterized protein LOC134650019: protein MTHQSTLPITSLDNFSGGNWRSYEEQLNCYMLLHDISEDKKVPLLITKLTSNVYDTLSGLCAPDIPIKSTYEDLCKKLQEFYHPKINLAVHRARFMDRKQEEGETIKEYLLAVRKLAKDCDFKDVDEHLKERLLNGVHNETIRYEVLKMADATLAKLTAVAETAEMAFKLSAKPVDVFKLSTDRGKVSLQPQKKRQQQQQQSKCLCCGKTGHWKDQCTLRFKYCSECGRKGHIFRLCPLKKPSLKTVVCSEEKEDVCETNELDDMYQTLNLG from the exons atgacacaCCAGTCAACGCTCCCTATTACTAGCTTAGACAATTTCAGTGGTGGAAATTGGAGAAGTTATGAGGAGCAACTCAATTGTTACATGTTATTGCATGATATCTCGGAAGACAAAAAGGTTCCGCTCTTAATAACGAAATTAACAAGTAACGTGTATGACACATTGTCAGGGTTATGTGCCCCAGATATACCAATTAAAAGTACATATGAGGATCTATGTAAAAAACTGCAAGAATTTTATCACCCCAAAATAAATCTAGCAGTGCACAGAGCGAGATTCATGGACAGGAAACAAGAAGAAGGAGAAACGATAAAAGAATACCTGTTAGCTGTTCGCAAACTGGCTAAAGACTGCGATTTCAAGGATGTAGATGAACATTTAAAAGAAAGACTGTTGAATGGCGTTCACAACGAGACAATCAGATATGAAGTATTGAAGATGGCCGATGCGACTCTGGCAAAGTTAACAGCAGTGGCGGAGACAGCAGAGATGGCTTTTAAACTATCGGCCAAGCCAGTTGATGTGTTCAAGCTCTCAACGGATCGTGGGAAAGTGAGTCTACAGCCTCAAAAAAAgcggcaacaacaacaacaacagtcaAAGTGCCTGTGTTGCGGCAAGACAGGACATTGGAAGGATCAGTGCACCTTGCGCTTTAAGTACTGTTCGGAATGTGGCAGGAAGGGACACATATTTAGGCTATGCCCCCTAAAGAAACCAAGCCTGAAAACTGTGGTTTGCTCCGAAGAAAAAGAAGATGTTTGTGAAACTAATGAACTAGATGACATGTATCAGACGCTTAATTTGGGGt GA